The following are encoded in a window of Oreochromis aureus strain Israel breed Guangdong linkage group 10, ZZ_aureus, whole genome shotgun sequence genomic DNA:
- the LOC116309982 gene encoding stromal interaction molecule 1-like isoform X3, with translation MDDDADGTVDTTETDEFLREDLKDHNPKAKHSSFHRADAHISVEDMWNSWKGSEVYNWTVQQVEDWLLTSVELPQYNESFRRHQLDGQALPRLAVKNATLTVSMLKILDRSHAQKLQLKALDIVLFGPPPGRQSHWKDLVLGLSILMALGGCWFAYAQTRKSRDDLGKLMKDLESLQRAEQSLLDLQEKLQQAQEEQRCVQVEKVKVEEELRNEINSAKEEALRLRELREGTENERSQQKYAEEELEQVRKVLKKAERELESRARWTPPEALQKWLQLTHEIEVQYYNLKKQSAERQLLQAREGAEKIKKKRSSLFGTFHVAHSSSLDDVDHKILSAKQALAEVTAALREKLHRWQQIESLTGFCLVTNPGLGALATALNLDPSFLGLRPPTPQHLLLSDDLDDMDEDILSPGTLQYAAWQMDRRVSDLWPLSGIADTQSAWKQSAQSLMPLRQRIGDPAQNTFSSQSDIMNRSDSDSALPLSHSDPRGQHSSKSFLLTSRLHPLQDPGSRLGTRGGGGGLEKSSSLGELRGISAAVLASACSTRSLCITSDATDGTAVFSSSTSSSSSGSARGTGLQVPTRKGGVEEDAGEDGESSGSRRRNAFNKLFKKKHGRH, from the exons ATGGACGACGACGCCGACGGCACGGTGGACACGACCGAGACGGACGAG TTTCTCAGGGAGGATCTGAAGGATCACAACCCCAAAGCCAAACACAGCAGCTTCCACCGAGCCGACGCCCACATCAGCGTGGAGGACATGTGGAACTCCTGGAAGGGCTCTGAAG TCTACAACTGGACGGTGCAGCAGGTGGAGGACTGGCTGCTCACCAGCGTCGAGCTGCCTCAGTACAACGAAAGCTTCAGGAGACACCAGCTGGACGGCCAAGCCCTGCCCAG GTTGGCGGTGAAGAACGCCACCCTGACTGTGTCCATGCTGAAGATTTTAGACCGGAGTCACGCTCAGAAGCTGCAGCTCAAAGCACTCGACATCGTGCTGTTCGGACCGCCGCCAG gCCGGCAGAGCCACTGGAAGGACCTGGTGCTGGGTCTGTCCATCCTGATGGCGCTGGGCGGCTGCTGGTTCGCCTACGCCCAGACCCGCAAGTCCAGAGACGACCTGGGGAAGCTGATGAAGGACCTGGAGAGCCTGCAGAGGGCGGAGCAGAGCCTGCTCGACCTGCAGGAGAA GCTGCAGCAGGCTCAGGAGGAGCAGCGCTGCGTCCAGGTGGAGAAGGTGAAGGTGGAGGAGGAGCTGAGGAACGAGATCAACTCGGCCAAGGAGGAAGCTCTGCGGCTTCGCGAGCTGCGAGAGGGAACCGAGAACGAGCGGAGCCAGCAGAAATACGCCGAGGAGGAGCTGGAGCAG GTCCGCAAGGTGCTGAAAAAGGCAGAGCGGGAGCTGGAGTCACGAGCCCGCTGGACGCCGCCGGAGGCGCTGCAGAAGTGGCTGCAGCTGACGCACGAAATCGAAGTTCAGTATTACAACCTCAAGAAACAGAGCGCCGAGCGGCAGCTGCTGCAGGCCAGAGAGGGG GCAGAGAAGatcaagaagaagaggagttCTCTGTTCGGCACGTTTCACGTGGCTCACAGCTCCTCGCTGGATGACGTCGACCACAAGATCCTCTCCGCCAA acAGGCCCTGGCTGAGGTGACGGCGGCACTGCGGGAGAAGCTGCACCGCTGGCAGCAGATCGAGTCTCTGACGGGCTTCTGTTTGGTCACCAATCCGGGCCTCGGTGCGCTAGCCACTGCCCTCAACTTGGACCCGTCCTTCCTTGGGCTGCGACCTCCGACCCCTCAGCACCTTCTCCTTTCTGATGACCTCGACGACATGGATGAGGACATCCTGTCTCCGGGGACGCTGCAGT ACGCAGCGTGGCAGATGGACCGGCGAGTCAGCGACCTCTGGCCCCTGAGTGGCATCGCAGACACCCAGTCAGCATGGAAACAATCCG CTCAGAGTCTAATGCCCCTGCGACAGAGGATTGGAGACCCCGCCCAGAACACTTTTAGCTCTCAGAG CGACATCATGAACCGCTCAGACTCTGACTCCGCCCTCCCGCTGTCTCACAGCGACCCCCGAGGTCAGCACAGCTCAAAGTCTTTCCTCCTGACATCCAGGCTCCACCCACTGCAGGACCCGGGCTCCAGGCTGGGTACgcgaggtggaggaggaggtctGGAGAAGAGCTCCAGCCTCGGGGAGCTGAGGGGCATCTCTGCCGCCGTCCTCGCCTCTGCCTGCTCCACCCGCTCCCTCTGCATCACATCGGACGCTACAGACGGAACCGCTGTTTTCTCGTCGTCCACCTCTTCCAGCTCGTCAGGCAGCGCCCGGGGGACGGGGCTCCAGGTTCCCACCAGAAAGGGCGGCGTGGAGGAAGACGCCGGCGAGGACGGTGAGTCGTCCGGCAGCCGCAGGAGAAACGCCTTTAACAAGCTCTTCAAGAAGAAACATGGACGCCACTGA
- the LOC116309982 gene encoding stromal interaction molecule 1-like isoform X1 produces MACVCVWLACVCLLCVRVEAHDGLDRSSDHAHPEQHHHHVVSTSHTTSDLCAIDQQLCEDENSLLSFEAIRSIHKLMDDDADGTVDTTETDEFLREDLKDHNPKAKHSSFHRADAHISVEDMWNSWKGSEVYNWTVQQVEDWLLTSVELPQYNESFRRHQLDGQALPRLAVKNATLTVSMLKILDRSHAQKLQLKALDIVLFGPPPGRQSHWKDLVLGLSILMALGGCWFAYAQTRKSRDDLGKLMKDLESLQRAEQSLLDLQEKLQQAQEEQRCVQVEKVKVEEELRNEINSAKEEALRLRELREGTENERSQQKYAEEELEQVRKVLKKAERELESRARWTPPEALQKWLQLTHEIEVQYYNLKKQSAERQLLQAREGAEKIKKKRSSLFGTFHVAHSSSLDDVDHKILSAKQALAEVTAALREKLHRWQQIESLTGFCLVTNPGLGALATALNLDPSFLGLRPPTPQHLLLSDDLDDMDEDILSPGTLQYAAWQMDRRVSDLWPLSGIADTQSAWKQSAQSLMPLRQRIGDPAQNTFSSQSDIMNRSDSDSALPLSHSDPRGQHSSKSFLLTSRLHPLQDPGSRLGTRGGGGGLEKSSSLGELRGISAAVLASACSTRSLCITSDATDGTAVFSSSTSSSSSGSARGTGLQVPTRKGGVEEDAGEDGESSGSRRRNAFNKLFKKKHGRH; encoded by the exons ATCTGTGCGCGATAGACCAGCAGCTCTGCGAGGACGAGAACTCCCTGCTGAGCTTCGAGGCGATTCGCAGCATCCACAAGCTGATGGACGACGACGCCGACGGCACGGTGGACACGACCGAGACGGACGAG TTTCTCAGGGAGGATCTGAAGGATCACAACCCCAAAGCCAAACACAGCAGCTTCCACCGAGCCGACGCCCACATCAGCGTGGAGGACATGTGGAACTCCTGGAAGGGCTCTGAAG TCTACAACTGGACGGTGCAGCAGGTGGAGGACTGGCTGCTCACCAGCGTCGAGCTGCCTCAGTACAACGAAAGCTTCAGGAGACACCAGCTGGACGGCCAAGCCCTGCCCAG GTTGGCGGTGAAGAACGCCACCCTGACTGTGTCCATGCTGAAGATTTTAGACCGGAGTCACGCTCAGAAGCTGCAGCTCAAAGCACTCGACATCGTGCTGTTCGGACCGCCGCCAG gCCGGCAGAGCCACTGGAAGGACCTGGTGCTGGGTCTGTCCATCCTGATGGCGCTGGGCGGCTGCTGGTTCGCCTACGCCCAGACCCGCAAGTCCAGAGACGACCTGGGGAAGCTGATGAAGGACCTGGAGAGCCTGCAGAGGGCGGAGCAGAGCCTGCTCGACCTGCAGGAGAA GCTGCAGCAGGCTCAGGAGGAGCAGCGCTGCGTCCAGGTGGAGAAGGTGAAGGTGGAGGAGGAGCTGAGGAACGAGATCAACTCGGCCAAGGAGGAAGCTCTGCGGCTTCGCGAGCTGCGAGAGGGAACCGAGAACGAGCGGAGCCAGCAGAAATACGCCGAGGAGGAGCTGGAGCAG GTCCGCAAGGTGCTGAAAAAGGCAGAGCGGGAGCTGGAGTCACGAGCCCGCTGGACGCCGCCGGAGGCGCTGCAGAAGTGGCTGCAGCTGACGCACGAAATCGAAGTTCAGTATTACAACCTCAAGAAACAGAGCGCCGAGCGGCAGCTGCTGCAGGCCAGAGAGGGG GCAGAGAAGatcaagaagaagaggagttCTCTGTTCGGCACGTTTCACGTGGCTCACAGCTCCTCGCTGGATGACGTCGACCACAAGATCCTCTCCGCCAA acAGGCCCTGGCTGAGGTGACGGCGGCACTGCGGGAGAAGCTGCACCGCTGGCAGCAGATCGAGTCTCTGACGGGCTTCTGTTTGGTCACCAATCCGGGCCTCGGTGCGCTAGCCACTGCCCTCAACTTGGACCCGTCCTTCCTTGGGCTGCGACCTCCGACCCCTCAGCACCTTCTCCTTTCTGATGACCTCGACGACATGGATGAGGACATCCTGTCTCCGGGGACGCTGCAGT ACGCAGCGTGGCAGATGGACCGGCGAGTCAGCGACCTCTGGCCCCTGAGTGGCATCGCAGACACCCAGTCAGCATGGAAACAATCCG CTCAGAGTCTAATGCCCCTGCGACAGAGGATTGGAGACCCCGCCCAGAACACTTTTAGCTCTCAGAG CGACATCATGAACCGCTCAGACTCTGACTCCGCCCTCCCGCTGTCTCACAGCGACCCCCGAGGTCAGCACAGCTCAAAGTCTTTCCTCCTGACATCCAGGCTCCACCCACTGCAGGACCCGGGCTCCAGGCTGGGTACgcgaggtggaggaggaggtctGGAGAAGAGCTCCAGCCTCGGGGAGCTGAGGGGCATCTCTGCCGCCGTCCTCGCCTCTGCCTGCTCCACCCGCTCCCTCTGCATCACATCGGACGCTACAGACGGAACCGCTGTTTTCTCGTCGTCCACCTCTTCCAGCTCGTCAGGCAGCGCCCGGGGGACGGGGCTCCAGGTTCCCACCAGAAAGGGCGGCGTGGAGGAAGACGCCGGCGAGGACGGTGAGTCGTCCGGCAGCCGCAGGAGAAACGCCTTTAACAAGCTCTTCAAGAAGAAACATGGACGCCACTGA
- the LOC116309982 gene encoding stromal interaction molecule 1-like isoform X2 codes for MACVCVWLACVCLLCVRVEAHDGLDRSSDHAHPEQHHHHVVSTSHTTSDLCAIDQQLCEDENSLLSFEAIRSIHKLMDDDADGTVDTTETDEFLREDLKDHNPKAKHSSFHRADAHISVEDMWNSWKGSEVYNWTVQQVEDWLLTSVELPQYNESFRRHQLDGQALPRLAVKNATLTVSMLKILDRSHAQKLQLKALDIVLFGPPPGRQSHWKDLVLGLSILMALGGCWFAYAQTRKSRDDLGKLMKDLESLQRAEQSLLDLQEKLQQAQEEQRCVQVEKVKVEEELRNEINSAKEEALRLRELREGTENERSQQKYAEEELEQVRKVLKKAERELESRARWTPPEALQKWLQLTHEIEVQYYNLKKQSAERQLLQAREGAEKIKKKRSSLFGTFHVAHSSSLDDVDHKILSAKQALAEVTAALREKLHRWQQIESLTGFCLVTNPGLGALATALNLDPSFLGLRPPTPQHLLLSDDLDDMDEDILSPGTLQSQSLMPLRQRIGDPAQNTFSSQSDIMNRSDSDSALPLSHSDPRGQHSSKSFLLTSRLHPLQDPGSRLGTRGGGGGLEKSSSLGELRGISAAVLASACSTRSLCITSDATDGTAVFSSSTSSSSSGSARGTGLQVPTRKGGVEEDAGEDGESSGSRRRNAFNKLFKKKHGRH; via the exons ATCTGTGCGCGATAGACCAGCAGCTCTGCGAGGACGAGAACTCCCTGCTGAGCTTCGAGGCGATTCGCAGCATCCACAAGCTGATGGACGACGACGCCGACGGCACGGTGGACACGACCGAGACGGACGAG TTTCTCAGGGAGGATCTGAAGGATCACAACCCCAAAGCCAAACACAGCAGCTTCCACCGAGCCGACGCCCACATCAGCGTGGAGGACATGTGGAACTCCTGGAAGGGCTCTGAAG TCTACAACTGGACGGTGCAGCAGGTGGAGGACTGGCTGCTCACCAGCGTCGAGCTGCCTCAGTACAACGAAAGCTTCAGGAGACACCAGCTGGACGGCCAAGCCCTGCCCAG GTTGGCGGTGAAGAACGCCACCCTGACTGTGTCCATGCTGAAGATTTTAGACCGGAGTCACGCTCAGAAGCTGCAGCTCAAAGCACTCGACATCGTGCTGTTCGGACCGCCGCCAG gCCGGCAGAGCCACTGGAAGGACCTGGTGCTGGGTCTGTCCATCCTGATGGCGCTGGGCGGCTGCTGGTTCGCCTACGCCCAGACCCGCAAGTCCAGAGACGACCTGGGGAAGCTGATGAAGGACCTGGAGAGCCTGCAGAGGGCGGAGCAGAGCCTGCTCGACCTGCAGGAGAA GCTGCAGCAGGCTCAGGAGGAGCAGCGCTGCGTCCAGGTGGAGAAGGTGAAGGTGGAGGAGGAGCTGAGGAACGAGATCAACTCGGCCAAGGAGGAAGCTCTGCGGCTTCGCGAGCTGCGAGAGGGAACCGAGAACGAGCGGAGCCAGCAGAAATACGCCGAGGAGGAGCTGGAGCAG GTCCGCAAGGTGCTGAAAAAGGCAGAGCGGGAGCTGGAGTCACGAGCCCGCTGGACGCCGCCGGAGGCGCTGCAGAAGTGGCTGCAGCTGACGCACGAAATCGAAGTTCAGTATTACAACCTCAAGAAACAGAGCGCCGAGCGGCAGCTGCTGCAGGCCAGAGAGGGG GCAGAGAAGatcaagaagaagaggagttCTCTGTTCGGCACGTTTCACGTGGCTCACAGCTCCTCGCTGGATGACGTCGACCACAAGATCCTCTCCGCCAA acAGGCCCTGGCTGAGGTGACGGCGGCACTGCGGGAGAAGCTGCACCGCTGGCAGCAGATCGAGTCTCTGACGGGCTTCTGTTTGGTCACCAATCCGGGCCTCGGTGCGCTAGCCACTGCCCTCAACTTGGACCCGTCCTTCCTTGGGCTGCGACCTCCGACCCCTCAGCACCTTCTCCTTTCTGATGACCTCGACGACATGGATGAGGACATCCTGTCTCCGGGGACGCTGCAGT CTCAGAGTCTAATGCCCCTGCGACAGAGGATTGGAGACCCCGCCCAGAACACTTTTAGCTCTCAGAG CGACATCATGAACCGCTCAGACTCTGACTCCGCCCTCCCGCTGTCTCACAGCGACCCCCGAGGTCAGCACAGCTCAAAGTCTTTCCTCCTGACATCCAGGCTCCACCCACTGCAGGACCCGGGCTCCAGGCTGGGTACgcgaggtggaggaggaggtctGGAGAAGAGCTCCAGCCTCGGGGAGCTGAGGGGCATCTCTGCCGCCGTCCTCGCCTCTGCCTGCTCCACCCGCTCCCTCTGCATCACATCGGACGCTACAGACGGAACCGCTGTTTTCTCGTCGTCCACCTCTTCCAGCTCGTCAGGCAGCGCCCGGGGGACGGGGCTCCAGGTTCCCACCAGAAAGGGCGGCGTGGAGGAAGACGCCGGCGAGGACGGTGAGTCGTCCGGCAGCCGCAGGAGAAACGCCTTTAACAAGCTCTTCAAGAAGAAACATGGACGCCACTGA